A DNA window from Phoenix dactylifera cultivar Barhee BC4 chromosome 13, palm_55x_up_171113_PBpolish2nd_filt_p, whole genome shotgun sequence contains the following coding sequences:
- the LOC103724048 gene encoding integrator complex subunit 9 homolog isoform X3, which yields MKLTCLSQGGGYHFPPCYMLELCGFRLLLECPLDLSALTVFAPISATDNDANASGLIKAQPWYKTVAALHLWDPSLIGAILVSTPAGMLGLPFLARNPKFSGKIYATEATARIGRLMMEELVAMHAEFVQFYGPDERPGLPEWMKWEELEKLPPALREVVMGEDGEELGSWMPLASDIKECMQKVQSVKYAEEVCYNGTIILKAFSSGLEIGSCNWTVNGPRRNITYLSSSIFESSHAMDFDYHSLQGNDLILFSDLSSLNSMAKKGNDFNGNNNHSEPMHKDAPLCDVSAIRTDYDNEDEILRCLGGIDENLEEIDKISFVCSCILDSLQMGGSALIPVGRLGVVLLLLEQLSRLLESSHLKVPIFMISTAAEEMLAFTNAVPEWLCKQRQQKLFSGEALFGHVELMDEKKLLLFPILNSSNLFGTKTLHRMMWQEPCIVFSPHWSLRLGPVVHLLRRWHADPRCVLVVEEGADAEVALLPFKMVAMKVLQCSFLSGIRMQKVRPLLEMLQPKLVLFPEDLRLQCPLKDDSSCSILYYLKNVMLHVPGLRSDFEVCLATDLAFQLKPRKLTERNMAIARLKGQLLLNNGKYLLVASKELLDLSNKQLLHWGSADPVRLLMALQERGIIGSIHWDKNGTDGVFSIQITKPEEAMIETSGTKTVIYCRDKTMAALIYEAFSSVCGGI from the exons ATGAAGCTA ACTTGCTTGAGCCAAGGTGGGGGATACCACTTCCCGCCGTGCTACATGCTGGAGCTGTGCGGCTTCCGTCTCCTCCTGGAGTGCCCCCTCGACCTCTCTGCCCTCACCGTCTTCGCCCCCATCTCCGCCACCGACAACGACGCCAACGCCTCCGGTCTCATAAAAGCGCAGCCCTGGTACAAGACCGTTGCTGCCCTCCACCTATGGGACCCCTCTCTCATCGGCGCCATCTTGGTCTCCACCCCCGCCGGCATGCTCGGCCTGCCCTTCCTTGCTAGAAACCCCAAGTTCTCCGGCAAG ATTTATGCTACGGAGGCGACGGCGAGGATTGGAAGGCTCATGATGGAGGAACTCGTAGCAATGCATGCTGAATTTGTGCAATTCTATGGTCCCGATGAGAGACCGGGGCTTCCGGAGTGGATGAAGTGGgaagagcttgagaagctcccTCCGGCATTGAGAGAGGTCGTGATGGGGGAAGACGGCGAGGAGCTTGGGAGCTGGATGCCCCT CGCATCAGATATAAAGGAATGCATGCAGAAAGTCCAGTCTGTGAAGTATGCTGAAGAAGTTTGCTACAATGGCACCATAATCTTGAAAGCATTCAGCTCTGGTTTGGAAATTGGAAGTTGCAATTGGACAGTAAATGGTCCAAGAAGAAATATTACATACTTGTCAAGCTCCATATTTGAGTCTTCTCATGCAATGGACTTTGATTACCATTCTTTACAGGGGAATGATTTAATTCTGTTTTCTGATCTGTCATCCTTGAATAGCATGGCTAAGAAGGGTAATGACTTTAATGGAAATAATAATCATAGTGAACCGATGCATAAAGATGCTCCTCTTTGTGATGTTTCAGCTATCAG AACTGATTATGACAATGAGGATGAAATTCTCAGATGTTTAGGTGGCATTGATGAgaatttggaggaaattgacAAGATCAGTTTCGTATGCTCCTGCATCTTAGATTCCTTGCAAATGGGAggttctgctctgataccagtagGTCGACTTGGAGTAGTACTTCTCCTTCTGGAGCAGCTATCACGGTTACTAGAATCTTCACATCTGAAA GTTCCCATATTTATGATTTCTACTGCTGCAGAAGAGATGTTAGCATTTACTAATGCTGTACCAGAATGGCTCTGTAAGCAAcgacaacagaag CTATTCTCCGGTGAGGCGCTGTTTGGCCATGTGGAGCTTATGGATGAGAAAAAACTACTATTGTTTCCAATTCTTAACTCATCTAACTTATT TGGAACTAAGACGCTTCATAGAATGATGTGGCAGGAGCCATGCATAGTGTTTTCTCCTCATTGGAGTCTCAGGCTTGGTCCTGTTGTTCACTTGCTTCGTCGTTGGCATGCAGATCCCAGGTGTGTACTTGTTGTGGAG GAAGGAGCTGATGCTGAAGTGGCTCTATTGCCTTTTAAGATGGTGGCAATGAAGGTCCTCCAATGTTCATTTCTTTCAGGAATAAG GATGCAGAAAGTTAGACCTTTGCTGGAAATGCTGCAGCCGAAGCTTGTTCTG TTCCCTGAAGATTTGAGGTTGCAATGCCCTTTAAAGGATGACAGCTCATGCTCAATCTTGTATTACTTGAAGAATGTAATGCTACATGTGCCAGGTTTAAGGAGTGACTTTGAGGTCTGCTTGGCAACGGATCTGGCATTTCAGCTCAAGCCTAGAAAATTGACAGAAAGGAATATGGCGATTGCAAGATTGAAGGGTCAGCTTCTCTTAAACAATGGAAAATATCTGTTGGTTGCTTCAAAGGAACTGCTTGACCTCTCAAACAAACAGTTACTGCACTGGGGTTCTGCAGATCCTGTACGCCTTCTTATGGCCTTGCAGGAAAGGGGGATTATTGGATCGATTCATTGGGACAAAAATGGGACAGATGGTGTCTTCTCAATTCAGATCACGAAGCCAGAGGAGGCTATGATTGAAACAAGTGGCACCAAGACTGTAATCTATTGCAGAGACAAAACTATGGCTGCCTTAATTTATGAAGCTTTCAGCAGTGTTTGTGGTGGAATTTGA
- the LOC103724048 gene encoding integrator complex subunit 9 homolog isoform X4 gives MKLTCLSQGGGYHFPPCYMLELCGFRLLLECPLDLSALTVFAPISATDNDANASGLIKAQPWYKTVAALHLWDPSLIGAILVSTPAGMLGLPFLARNPKFSGKIYATEATARIGRLMMEELVAMHAEFVQFYGPDERPGLPEWMKWEELEKLPPALREVVMGEDGEELGSWMPLYSASDIKECMQKVQSVKYAEEVCYNGTIILKAFSSGLEIGSCNWTVNGPRRNITYLSSSIFESSHAMDFDYHSLQGNDLILFSDLSSLNSMAKKGNDFNGNNNHSEPMHKDAPLCDVSAIRTDYDNEDEILRCLGGIDENLEEIDKISFVCSCILDSLQMGGSALIPVGRLGVVLLLLEQLSRLLESSHLKVPIFMISTAAEEMLAFTNAVPEWLCKQRQQKLFSGEALFGHVELMDEKKLLLFPILNSSNLLMMWQEPCIVFSPHWSLRLGPVVHLLRRWHADPRCVLVVEEGADAEVALLPFKMVAMKVLQCSFLSGIRMQKVRPLLEMLQPKLVLFPEDLRLQCPLKDDSSCSILYYLKNVMLHVPGLRSDFEVCLATDLAFQLKPRKLTERNMAIARLKGQLLLNNGKYLLVASKELLDLSNKQLLHWGSADPVRLLMALQERGIIGSIHWDKNGTDGVFSIQITKPEEAMIETSGTKTVIYCRDKTMAALIYEAFSSVCGGI, from the exons ATGAAGCTA ACTTGCTTGAGCCAAGGTGGGGGATACCACTTCCCGCCGTGCTACATGCTGGAGCTGTGCGGCTTCCGTCTCCTCCTGGAGTGCCCCCTCGACCTCTCTGCCCTCACCGTCTTCGCCCCCATCTCCGCCACCGACAACGACGCCAACGCCTCCGGTCTCATAAAAGCGCAGCCCTGGTACAAGACCGTTGCTGCCCTCCACCTATGGGACCCCTCTCTCATCGGCGCCATCTTGGTCTCCACCCCCGCCGGCATGCTCGGCCTGCCCTTCCTTGCTAGAAACCCCAAGTTCTCCGGCAAG ATTTATGCTACGGAGGCGACGGCGAGGATTGGAAGGCTCATGATGGAGGAACTCGTAGCAATGCATGCTGAATTTGTGCAATTCTATGGTCCCGATGAGAGACCGGGGCTTCCGGAGTGGATGAAGTGGgaagagcttgagaagctcccTCCGGCATTGAGAGAGGTCGTGATGGGGGAAGACGGCGAGGAGCTTGGGAGCTGGATGCCCCTGTAcag CGCATCAGATATAAAGGAATGCATGCAGAAAGTCCAGTCTGTGAAGTATGCTGAAGAAGTTTGCTACAATGGCACCATAATCTTGAAAGCATTCAGCTCTGGTTTGGAAATTGGAAGTTGCAATTGGACAGTAAATGGTCCAAGAAGAAATATTACATACTTGTCAAGCTCCATATTTGAGTCTTCTCATGCAATGGACTTTGATTACCATTCTTTACAGGGGAATGATTTAATTCTGTTTTCTGATCTGTCATCCTTGAATAGCATGGCTAAGAAGGGTAATGACTTTAATGGAAATAATAATCATAGTGAACCGATGCATAAAGATGCTCCTCTTTGTGATGTTTCAGCTATCAG AACTGATTATGACAATGAGGATGAAATTCTCAGATGTTTAGGTGGCATTGATGAgaatttggaggaaattgacAAGATCAGTTTCGTATGCTCCTGCATCTTAGATTCCTTGCAAATGGGAggttctgctctgataccagtagGTCGACTTGGAGTAGTACTTCTCCTTCTGGAGCAGCTATCACGGTTACTAGAATCTTCACATCTGAAA GTTCCCATATTTATGATTTCTACTGCTGCAGAAGAGATGTTAGCATTTACTAATGCTGTACCAGAATGGCTCTGTAAGCAAcgacaacagaag CTATTCTCCGGTGAGGCGCTGTTTGGCCATGTGGAGCTTATGGATGAGAAAAAACTACTATTGTTTCCAATTCTTAACTCATCTAACTTATT AATGATGTGGCAGGAGCCATGCATAGTGTTTTCTCCTCATTGGAGTCTCAGGCTTGGTCCTGTTGTTCACTTGCTTCGTCGTTGGCATGCAGATCCCAGGTGTGTACTTGTTGTGGAG GAAGGAGCTGATGCTGAAGTGGCTCTATTGCCTTTTAAGATGGTGGCAATGAAGGTCCTCCAATGTTCATTTCTTTCAGGAATAAG GATGCAGAAAGTTAGACCTTTGCTGGAAATGCTGCAGCCGAAGCTTGTTCTG TTCCCTGAAGATTTGAGGTTGCAATGCCCTTTAAAGGATGACAGCTCATGCTCAATCTTGTATTACTTGAAGAATGTAATGCTACATGTGCCAGGTTTAAGGAGTGACTTTGAGGTCTGCTTGGCAACGGATCTGGCATTTCAGCTCAAGCCTAGAAAATTGACAGAAAGGAATATGGCGATTGCAAGATTGAAGGGTCAGCTTCTCTTAAACAATGGAAAATATCTGTTGGTTGCTTCAAAGGAACTGCTTGACCTCTCAAACAAACAGTTACTGCACTGGGGTTCTGCAGATCCTGTACGCCTTCTTATGGCCTTGCAGGAAAGGGGGATTATTGGATCGATTCATTGGGACAAAAATGGGACAGATGGTGTCTTCTCAATTCAGATCACGAAGCCAGAGGAGGCTATGATTGAAACAAGTGGCACCAAGACTGTAATCTATTGCAGAGACAAAACTATGGCTGCCTTAATTTATGAAGCTTTCAGCAGTGTTTGTGGTGGAATTTGA
- the LOC103724048 gene encoding integrator complex subunit 9 homolog isoform X5, whose amino-acid sequence MLELCGFRLLLECPLDLSALTVFAPISATDNDANASGLIKAQPWYKTVAALHLWDPSLIGAILVSTPAGMLGLPFLARNPKFSGKIYATEATARIGRLMMEELVAMHAEFVQFYGPDERPGLPEWMKWEELEKLPPALREVVMGEDGEELGSWMPLYSASDIKECMQKVQSVKYAEEVCYNGTIILKAFSSGLEIGSCNWTVNGPRRNITYLSSSIFESSHAMDFDYHSLQGNDLILFSDLSSLNSMAKKGNDFNGNNNHSEPMHKDAPLCDVSAIRTDYDNEDEILRCLGGIDENLEEIDKISFVCSCILDSLQMGGSALIPVGRLGVVLLLLEQLSRLLESSHLKVPIFMISTAAEEMLAFTNAVPEWLCKQRQQKLFSGEALFGHVELMDEKKLLLFPILNSSNLFGTKTLHRMMWQEPCIVFSPHWSLRLGPVVHLLRRWHADPRCVLVVEEGADAEVALLPFKMVAMKVLQCSFLSGIRMQKVRPLLEMLQPKLVLFPEDLRLQCPLKDDSSCSILYYLKNVMLHVPGLRSDFEVCLATDLAFQLKPRKLTERNMAIARLKGQLLLNNGKYLLVASKELLDLSNKQLLHWGSADPVRLLMALQERGIIGSIHWDKNGTDGVFSIQITKPEEAMIETSGTKTVIYCRDKTMAALIYEAFSSVCGGI is encoded by the exons ATGCTGGAGCTGTGCGGCTTCCGTCTCCTCCTGGAGTGCCCCCTCGACCTCTCTGCCCTCACCGTCTTCGCCCCCATCTCCGCCACCGACAACGACGCCAACGCCTCCGGTCTCATAAAAGCGCAGCCCTGGTACAAGACCGTTGCTGCCCTCCACCTATGGGACCCCTCTCTCATCGGCGCCATCTTGGTCTCCACCCCCGCCGGCATGCTCGGCCTGCCCTTCCTTGCTAGAAACCCCAAGTTCTCCGGCAAG ATTTATGCTACGGAGGCGACGGCGAGGATTGGAAGGCTCATGATGGAGGAACTCGTAGCAATGCATGCTGAATTTGTGCAATTCTATGGTCCCGATGAGAGACCGGGGCTTCCGGAGTGGATGAAGTGGgaagagcttgagaagctcccTCCGGCATTGAGAGAGGTCGTGATGGGGGAAGACGGCGAGGAGCTTGGGAGCTGGATGCCCCTGTAcag CGCATCAGATATAAAGGAATGCATGCAGAAAGTCCAGTCTGTGAAGTATGCTGAAGAAGTTTGCTACAATGGCACCATAATCTTGAAAGCATTCAGCTCTGGTTTGGAAATTGGAAGTTGCAATTGGACAGTAAATGGTCCAAGAAGAAATATTACATACTTGTCAAGCTCCATATTTGAGTCTTCTCATGCAATGGACTTTGATTACCATTCTTTACAGGGGAATGATTTAATTCTGTTTTCTGATCTGTCATCCTTGAATAGCATGGCTAAGAAGGGTAATGACTTTAATGGAAATAATAATCATAGTGAACCGATGCATAAAGATGCTCCTCTTTGTGATGTTTCAGCTATCAG AACTGATTATGACAATGAGGATGAAATTCTCAGATGTTTAGGTGGCATTGATGAgaatttggaggaaattgacAAGATCAGTTTCGTATGCTCCTGCATCTTAGATTCCTTGCAAATGGGAggttctgctctgataccagtagGTCGACTTGGAGTAGTACTTCTCCTTCTGGAGCAGCTATCACGGTTACTAGAATCTTCACATCTGAAA GTTCCCATATTTATGATTTCTACTGCTGCAGAAGAGATGTTAGCATTTACTAATGCTGTACCAGAATGGCTCTGTAAGCAAcgacaacagaag CTATTCTCCGGTGAGGCGCTGTTTGGCCATGTGGAGCTTATGGATGAGAAAAAACTACTATTGTTTCCAATTCTTAACTCATCTAACTTATT TGGAACTAAGACGCTTCATAGAATGATGTGGCAGGAGCCATGCATAGTGTTTTCTCCTCATTGGAGTCTCAGGCTTGGTCCTGTTGTTCACTTGCTTCGTCGTTGGCATGCAGATCCCAGGTGTGTACTTGTTGTGGAG GAAGGAGCTGATGCTGAAGTGGCTCTATTGCCTTTTAAGATGGTGGCAATGAAGGTCCTCCAATGTTCATTTCTTTCAGGAATAAG GATGCAGAAAGTTAGACCTTTGCTGGAAATGCTGCAGCCGAAGCTTGTTCTG TTCCCTGAAGATTTGAGGTTGCAATGCCCTTTAAAGGATGACAGCTCATGCTCAATCTTGTATTACTTGAAGAATGTAATGCTACATGTGCCAGGTTTAAGGAGTGACTTTGAGGTCTGCTTGGCAACGGATCTGGCATTTCAGCTCAAGCCTAGAAAATTGACAGAAAGGAATATGGCGATTGCAAGATTGAAGGGTCAGCTTCTCTTAAACAATGGAAAATATCTGTTGGTTGCTTCAAAGGAACTGCTTGACCTCTCAAACAAACAGTTACTGCACTGGGGTTCTGCAGATCCTGTACGCCTTCTTATGGCCTTGCAGGAAAGGGGGATTATTGGATCGATTCATTGGGACAAAAATGGGACAGATGGTGTCTTCTCAATTCAGATCACGAAGCCAGAGGAGGCTATGATTGAAACAAGTGGCACCAAGACTGTAATCTATTGCAGAGACAAAACTATGGCTGCCTTAATTTATGAAGCTTTCAGCAGTGTTTGTGGTGGAATTTGA
- the LOC103724048 gene encoding integrator complex subunit 9 homolog isoform X1, which produces MKLTCLSQGGGYHFPPCYMLELCGFRLLLECPLDLSALTVFAPISATDNDANASGLIKAQPWYKTVAALHLWDPSLIGAILVSTPAGMLGLPFLARNPKFSGKIYATEATARIGRLMMEELVAMHAEFVQFYGPDERPGLPEWMKWEELEKLPPALREVVMGEDGEELGSWMPLYSASDIKECMQKVQSVKYAEEVCYNGTIILKAFSSGLEIGSCNWTVNGPRRNITYLSSSIFESSHAMDFDYHSLQGNDLILFSDLSSLNSMAKKGNDFNGNNNHSEPMHKDAPLCDVSAIRTDYDNEDEILRCLGGIDENLEEIDKISFVCSCILDSLQMGGSALIPVGRLGVVLLLLEQLSRLLESSHLKVPIFMISTAAEEMLAFTNAVPEWLCKQRQQKLFSGEALFGHVELMDEKKLLLFPILNSSNLFGTKTLHRMMWQEPCIVFSPHWSLRLGPVVHLLRRWHADPRCVLVVEEGADAEVALLPFKMVAMKVLQCSFLSGIRMQKVRPLLEMLQPKLVLFPEDLRLQCPLKDDSSCSILYYLKNVMLHVPGLRSDFEVCLATDLAFQLKPRKLTERNMAIARLKGQLLLNNGKYLLVASKELLDLSNKQLLHWGSADPVRLLMALQERGIIGSIHWDKNGTDGVFSIQITKPEEAMIETSGTKTVIYCRDKTMAALIYEAFSSVCGGI; this is translated from the exons ATGAAGCTA ACTTGCTTGAGCCAAGGTGGGGGATACCACTTCCCGCCGTGCTACATGCTGGAGCTGTGCGGCTTCCGTCTCCTCCTGGAGTGCCCCCTCGACCTCTCTGCCCTCACCGTCTTCGCCCCCATCTCCGCCACCGACAACGACGCCAACGCCTCCGGTCTCATAAAAGCGCAGCCCTGGTACAAGACCGTTGCTGCCCTCCACCTATGGGACCCCTCTCTCATCGGCGCCATCTTGGTCTCCACCCCCGCCGGCATGCTCGGCCTGCCCTTCCTTGCTAGAAACCCCAAGTTCTCCGGCAAG ATTTATGCTACGGAGGCGACGGCGAGGATTGGAAGGCTCATGATGGAGGAACTCGTAGCAATGCATGCTGAATTTGTGCAATTCTATGGTCCCGATGAGAGACCGGGGCTTCCGGAGTGGATGAAGTGGgaagagcttgagaagctcccTCCGGCATTGAGAGAGGTCGTGATGGGGGAAGACGGCGAGGAGCTTGGGAGCTGGATGCCCCTGTAcag CGCATCAGATATAAAGGAATGCATGCAGAAAGTCCAGTCTGTGAAGTATGCTGAAGAAGTTTGCTACAATGGCACCATAATCTTGAAAGCATTCAGCTCTGGTTTGGAAATTGGAAGTTGCAATTGGACAGTAAATGGTCCAAGAAGAAATATTACATACTTGTCAAGCTCCATATTTGAGTCTTCTCATGCAATGGACTTTGATTACCATTCTTTACAGGGGAATGATTTAATTCTGTTTTCTGATCTGTCATCCTTGAATAGCATGGCTAAGAAGGGTAATGACTTTAATGGAAATAATAATCATAGTGAACCGATGCATAAAGATGCTCCTCTTTGTGATGTTTCAGCTATCAG AACTGATTATGACAATGAGGATGAAATTCTCAGATGTTTAGGTGGCATTGATGAgaatttggaggaaattgacAAGATCAGTTTCGTATGCTCCTGCATCTTAGATTCCTTGCAAATGGGAggttctgctctgataccagtagGTCGACTTGGAGTAGTACTTCTCCTTCTGGAGCAGCTATCACGGTTACTAGAATCTTCACATCTGAAA GTTCCCATATTTATGATTTCTACTGCTGCAGAAGAGATGTTAGCATTTACTAATGCTGTACCAGAATGGCTCTGTAAGCAAcgacaacagaag CTATTCTCCGGTGAGGCGCTGTTTGGCCATGTGGAGCTTATGGATGAGAAAAAACTACTATTGTTTCCAATTCTTAACTCATCTAACTTATT TGGAACTAAGACGCTTCATAGAATGATGTGGCAGGAGCCATGCATAGTGTTTTCTCCTCATTGGAGTCTCAGGCTTGGTCCTGTTGTTCACTTGCTTCGTCGTTGGCATGCAGATCCCAGGTGTGTACTTGTTGTGGAG GAAGGAGCTGATGCTGAAGTGGCTCTATTGCCTTTTAAGATGGTGGCAATGAAGGTCCTCCAATGTTCATTTCTTTCAGGAATAAG GATGCAGAAAGTTAGACCTTTGCTGGAAATGCTGCAGCCGAAGCTTGTTCTG TTCCCTGAAGATTTGAGGTTGCAATGCCCTTTAAAGGATGACAGCTCATGCTCAATCTTGTATTACTTGAAGAATGTAATGCTACATGTGCCAGGTTTAAGGAGTGACTTTGAGGTCTGCTTGGCAACGGATCTGGCATTTCAGCTCAAGCCTAGAAAATTGACAGAAAGGAATATGGCGATTGCAAGATTGAAGGGTCAGCTTCTCTTAAACAATGGAAAATATCTGTTGGTTGCTTCAAAGGAACTGCTTGACCTCTCAAACAAACAGTTACTGCACTGGGGTTCTGCAGATCCTGTACGCCTTCTTATGGCCTTGCAGGAAAGGGGGATTATTGGATCGATTCATTGGGACAAAAATGGGACAGATGGTGTCTTCTCAATTCAGATCACGAAGCCAGAGGAGGCTATGATTGAAACAAGTGGCACCAAGACTGTAATCTATTGCAGAGACAAAACTATGGCTGCCTTAATTTATGAAGCTTTCAGCAGTGTTTGTGGTGGAATTTGA